agtgcttttctttcttatttttccagaTGTCTACTTCTGCACCCTAGAAAAATAACATATTCCATTTGCATAGTTCTCTCCTCTCACTCACAGTACAAGCTTTCATATTTAGCATAGAGCTTTGTTTCCTAAACCTGATTAAGCAGGGAATATTTTTACTAATCCAATTCAGTAAATTATAATTTTATCAGAACTGCCCTTTAGAAAGAGCTTTTGGAAATTGCTCTGTAACTCATTTGGAACATGTCCATAGATAGAaggatttcttttccaaacagaaagacttcatctctcattaaaaaacacaaaaccaacacagGACAATAATTAACATTGCTAACTCTAATATAATGTCTGGTTTCTGTACCATAGATAAAAATTCAGCATCTTACAAGAAATGGCCTTTTACATTAAATCTCGTTTCAGGAGCATGCATTTCTTTTATGGCTGTTGTCAGGATTTAACGTACTGACATTCCAAAATCAGCAGTGTGTGGGCGTCACATTGACAAACACATGTGCATACATTTCTTCTGTTCCTGGATCTCTATTTCTGATACTTGTCTAACAAATTAATGGCATTTAGATTTTTGCAAATCCAGCACGCCACAGTTCACAAAAAGCTTGCATTTCTTTGTTGGCTGCATTTTTATAGCATATACTGCCACGGCAGCTAAGGGATGTGTAAGTGATGGAAGTACATCATCCTAAGGTCTCAAGTCTCCACTGcctgtgctttatttttcttagtctGAAATAAAATAGTGCAAGATTTAATACACTGGTGcaaatttgattatttttgcaTGGGTTTGACTTTGAACAAGATATTAAAGTACCAGCATGCTAATTAATGAAGACAAAACAATATCAAATCACAATGGATCCAGCTTGAGCAAACAGCAGCCATGAAGAATGCTGAGGCTGTAAGAATTAAAAGGTAACTGAAGAGGCATTGGCTTACGCCTTAGTCACAGACTGAAAACGTCAGTCATTAAACAAATCATCAACCCCCCTATAAATAACTCTGTCGTTATTCTTCAGCAACATTGTCAAGTCTCTGAGTTTCAACCCTGCTCAACTGTTTTGGTTCCTTAGCAGAACAAAGACTGAAATGTTTACTagattatttaaatgttattttatagaCCGCTGTATATAGAAAGAGTAATGTTTTCAGCACATACAGTTTCAGGAATAGCAAGAAAACTTTAATGTGATGAAAAATGAACTAATTTTGAAACaattgagcaaaaaaaaaaaaagaggtggcacAACGTCAGGTTCTAATATAAAGtaaaattcagataaaaatgGGGTTAACCACCATTCTTATACACAATCAAACCCAGATTTTAGCACAGGCTATGTGATTCTGCCATCAAAATATGACTTCATTACTTATTTTATAGCACTGAAACAAATTACTGAGGGATGTAGCCTCACTTTGAAATCCATGGTATACATAGCTCATTAGTACCAACCTCTGCCTACTCAGCACAGCCACATCTGTCAGTCTCATCTTCTACTCTGCAAGACGACCCATGTCCTTAAttgccaaaaagaaaacacagggatAACTAACCACGCGAGCAGCACTTTCTTGGCTTTTCATACAGCTAAATGGAAGGTTCTGATGAACGTATTGAAGCTGCAGGGCAACCCCTTTGCCTGCCAAACAGCTATCCCGAGGGGCCAGCGAGGGGCCAGCGGGTCCTTATTGCTGCTCTGCCCgcgggtcctgccggaggacaggGCCTTTGTCAGCCAGCAGTGCTGGCCACGGCCTGCAAATTCAGCCTGGTGCGTGTATGTAGACGAGATACGCCTTCGAGATACCTCTTTTACAGCGGTCTGCCTGCAAGGCCAGGCTGGCAGGCCGGGCGGGGGAGGGGTGGCGGCTGCAAGGAGCTGCCCGGAGGCCAGTCTGAAAGCAAGCCAGAGCCGCTGCCACGGCCGTCCCTTGCTAGAAAGGCTGCTGGCGGCGGACAACCGCCGGCGTGCGGAATGGAGGCCACGCCGGCACGGGCAGGCCAAGGCCGGGCCAGGCCCGGCGCTCAGCAGCTCGCAGCCGCTGCCGAGCCCTGAGGCCCGGCCTCCCCTTGGCTCGGCAGCGCGCCTGCCCGGGCCCTAGGGCCGCCAAGCGGCAGGGCCAGCGCGGGTGCGGGGGACGGACCCCCGCCGCGGTGCCGGCACAGCAGCAAGGGAcagccccgccgagccccgggcCTGCCCCCTTCCCGccgccgggcgcggagcggggcggggctgCGCCGGCAGGGGCGGGCCgtgccaccgcgcatgcgcgacgCCGCGCCGTCCGGCGGCGGGAGGGGCTCGACCGGCTGCGCGGGAGGCGCCGCGGGAGCCCCGAGGCGCCGGGGTCGGTCCGGTGCCCGCTCGCCCGGCCATGTCCGAGGCGTATTTCCCTGTGGGCCCCGGGCTGGGCCCGGAGGAGAATTTCCTGTCGCTGGACGACATCCTGATGTCTCAGGAGAAGCTGCCGGGCCGCGCCGAGAGCAGCCTGCCGCGCCTGGCTTTCGCGCTGGGCCCGGGGGCCGGCACCGGCGACTCCATCCCTGAGGTAACCGGCGGGTGGCGGGGAAAGAACTACAACTCCCGGCAGCcaccgcgcggggcggggcggggcgtaCAGGGAGGCGCGGGGGACGCTGGGAGCTGTAGGCGACCCCCAGCGCCCGGTGGTGGCTGGCTGGCGTTTTCTAGTTACtatttaaaaagttacttttattctATGCATTTtgcctgctttgttttgttgtgtttttttttcctggtgtttaaTAATCTGACAGTTATTGCATTATACAACATCAATAAAAAAAGTCCACTTTCAGAGTCTTGCAGTAATAGTCAATGCATCTGAAGTGTGTCTGGTTTATATTACAATTACAGCAGactgttctgaaaacaaaatcGACTTTTTGCAATACTGGATCTGCATGAATAAAGTTCGCTATCTGTCTTTGGGGTTGCTTTATGTCTGTTTTCATGATGTACACAACTTTGGGTGTTTCTCATTCATGCAGGGATCAAAGCTGGAAATACCTCTGTGGCTGGCTAAAGGTCTACATGACAGCAAAAGAAGAATCATTTCTGTGGAACTGCCGAAGATTTACAAGGAAGCCTGGAGGACAGTGTTCAGCGCTGATGCCAACGTGGTTGATCTGCATAAGATGGGGCCATACTACTATGGATTTGGCTCCCAGCTCCTGAATTTTGACAATCCAGAGAATCCTGAGATAGCTCAGAGTATCCTGCAGGCAAGTATCTGAACTAAGTCTTGAAATTTGGTTTTaagtttttccatcttcctctTGTTCCCAGCTGCTCAACAGTCTTCAGGAAAGATATCCTGTTGTCATCCAAATGACCTCTGGATATGGATGTCTAGATCAAGTTGTAGGATGACCCTTTGGGCAACTGCACAGTCTAGCGGTGGAAGCCTCAAGTATGCATCCGGGAGTGTAATTTTAGCTTGGCGTTTCCACACTGTAAATATGGTATTTCATAAAATCCTGTAAAACAGGACTAGAGGAGACATAAGATTATTTAATTGTGCCCGTGCTTCAAGGCAGAATTAACTCACCctctattatttctatttttctactCTGTTTTTAAAGCTCTGTAATGATGAGACTTCACACTGCTCTGGGCAATCTGTTTCAGTGCTTCGCCATCCTAATCTTAGAAGGTTTCCTCTAATGTCTAAATTAAAGCTCCTTTGCAGCAATACAAGCTCCATTCTGTTAGTCTCATACAAAATAAACACTGAGGACAGATTATTCTCTTCCTTCCTGCAGCAGTCCCAATTCATTTGGTATCTCTTTGTGGGTCCTGCTTTCTAACCTCTGATTGTCCTTATTGTTCACTCCTGGTATCTTTCCAGTTGATCTGCATCCACTGTGACTTGCAGTGCCCTGAACAGCATACAGCCTCCTGCTTAGGACTTGCGgtgatgaaaacaaaaagcttacTCTGTGAATTTTGTAGGCTCATCGTGGTGCAGCATCTTGTTTTTCATGATAGAGTGACATTGATATGCGTTCGGTTTACAGTCCACAGTAAGATGGTACAGATTGCATACACAGACAATCATTCCTCTTCCTGCCTTTGCATGGTTCCCTGTTTCTGCCTTAATGTAAAACCTTACATTAGTCCCAGGTGAATTACATCCTGTTGTTTTCACACCAtctttctaatttgtcaggatcattATGAATCAAGAGTTCTGCTCCCCAACATGCTTGCAGTcatcccttctccttctcctgcatGTTGTTAATTTAATAAGCATAACTTCTGTTCCTTTAGTAACCttattaatatattaaagagTACTTGGTTCCAGATAGACCCCTGTTGAACTCTACTCAATATGTTCTTCCCTCCTGACAGGAGCTGTGGGTAATTGTCTTTACCGACCACCTATGGGTGGTTTAGCTAAATCTTGCAAGAATGCCCCACGACAGATAcctgtctgctgcttttcctccctttGTAAGGCCTAGCATCCTGCCATAATAGGAAACTAGGCTGCTCTCTCAAAGTTTGTTCTTGGCAAGTCCATGTTGGCTATTATTCTTCTCTCTATTTTCTTGCGGAAGTTTATTGATAGTTTATTTGTTCCAGTATGTTTCCAGGAATTGATAATGATGGATTTATAATTCCCTggctcttccttcctccctctccatcTCCCCTTTATCTTTTGAAAGATAGATACCATCTATGCCAGTTTCCAGACTTCTGTGCTCTTTGAGCTTTTAAAGATAACCACTAACAGCTCTGAGATTTCTTCAGCCAGCTCTCTAAGTAGTCTGGGATGATTgctattggctttttttttcttcttttttttttctttctctattcttTAAATGAAGGCTGATGCGAAGAGGCTTTAAAGCACTGTTGCTTTCTTGGAGTTGTCCACTGAAAGCTTGCTTTCTGCATTGAGGAGGTGACCACACCTTTCCCTGAATTTTCGCTTTCTGCTAATGGacatcttggggaaaaaagccacATTAGCACAAATTACTTGTTgacagaaaaatcaaagcacgCAAGGTATGCTTTCTctttattaaaagcaaacaagaggGGAGCAGTgctgacttaaaaataaacaaaacaccagCGAAAACTCCTTTTCCAAATATTCAGAAACTATAAATGTGAAGTATAACTATTTGGTGGCAAAGCCAAAATGAGAGTTATtaatttataatatatttattcTATAAATAAATCTCTAAAATACTACAGTTCTGATGATTCTAAAATCAGTTTCTAAAATAGCAAAGCACAGTTTTCAAAGAGTTTTGACCCTTTTGTTTTATTGCCAAAAGCAAAGAtaaggggggaaataaaaatacttaaatatgtCCTGTTgcttagctttttaaaatgttatttattagtTGTAGATTTGGAAAAAGACTTTCTTTGTAGAAAAAGACCTTTTTCCTGGTTAAGTGTTTTTTCAGCATACTGAATGCTTTACAGTGGCAGTTTGGCTTAACTTCCAGGCCATTCACAGTATGCAGCTTCTATGTTCCTGCAGTAGCTGCTGTGGCATGAAATTCATTCCACCCGCTCTAAAGCAATGATTGCTTGTGAAGTGAGATGGAATAGATTATTAATTATGTTATATACCACGTGGTCTGCTCGAGCCTGTCATTAGCAAGCAGCCAAAATCTAATTCTGTGCTTGCTTCCCATCTAGTGTATCAGGGACTTGTTCTCCCAGCGCAGGCAGGAAATGGTTTGTCTTTGTATCCAAGGTCAATAGGTGCTATGCTGTTTGGAGACCCTTGACTAGTTGTGAACTAGAGCCTACACCTTTGGCTTTTCAGTCTTGAAAGCTCAGACCTCTAGCATTTGAGCTGAAGAAGCCTCTGTGTCACCTGTTAATAATTATGCTTATCTTCTTTAGACATTTATTAGCCGTTTTCGTCGTATCATGGACTCCTCTCAGAATGCCTACAACGAGGACACATCAGCACTGGTGGCTCGGCTGGATGAATTGGAGCGAGCCTTATTTCGAGCTGGCCAGAAAGGGCTGAATGACTTCCAGTGCTGGGAAAAGGGACAGGCTTCTCAAATCACAGCTTCAAGTCTGGTGCAGAATTATGGGAAAAGAAAGTTCACAGATATGGATGGTTAAAAGCCTGAAGAACATGCAGCTACAGTGGGGGGACACTGAGAGATTTACAGTCTGTCTGTCACAGAAGAGAAAGATGAATCAGCTTTGCGGAAGGACAGGCTCCCTGTCCATTAATGGGAATTCTTCTCTAGAACATCTTCGGATTAGACTAGTGCAAATTTTAAAGGCAGACGGCAAGGGTATAAAAAATAGATTGCATCACATCACTGGATAGCTTTACAGCTTACTCATACCACTCCTGAGGATTTGCAGTTAAAAGTGTTTGCTAGGTGGCTGAAAGGGTATGAGAGGATTTTCTAAAGGggtaattaatatttattattctttatcTTCCAAATTGATATTTACAATACTGgatctgtttggaaaaaagtGTAATTCTATGTATTTCATCTTGTCCTTCCCATTCCAGCCTCCTGGGAACAAGTGTTTCCATGTTCCCTGTTCTTTGGAGAGCCTCAATGATGTGCAAAAAAACGTGGTACAAACTGCATTgaatttttcccatttctaataCATTGAGGTGGAACAGGTACTCTTTGTGAGGCaggaatgtttttctttgctgacttTTGTACACAGTGTTAGTGCCCCAGGGAAAAATACCTCCTCTAACCCATGTAGCAAGCAAAGTGGCTGGACAGGTCTCACATGCCACCTcatcctctctctccctttccgcCCTTGTGGTCTTGATGCTGCACAGGGTGGAGAATGCTCTCGTTTGATGCGAGTGGCTTTGGCAATGGATGCATCTCTATGATAGGTGTTAAGCTCCTCCGCTTGTTTTACAGAGGAGGCAACAGAAGGCAACAAAGAGTCCGGACCGTATCAGAAGCAGCAACTTTAATGGAAACTCTCCCCCATTATCAACCTCTAAGCCATCTGTTTTCCCATGAGAAATTCTTCTGATTACTAAATTTGGTTAGTAGAAGAGACAAAGCAAATGAACTGAGTTTCCTTTCTTCTGATCCATCTAAATGATTCTAGCAAAATGATCCTAGTAAATGTCATTCTTGCCAGTAGAAGTGACTGGAGTTGGAACTTGCTAAACAGCACAGTGGTTATCATCCCATGTGGATGCCCTTAAACTTAGATTATCTGAAGTCCCATTGGATTGGAGACAGAAAACAGATGGTTATCTCTGTAGGGCATAGTTCCCGTGATCATCAGGATGGTTGTCCTTTGGAAGCAGGTATTAGATATCTTATGGCTGCTTCTGAGCATCTGTAGCAGGTGGACCTTGCAGAGTACCTAAGTGGAGGAGCCAGATTGTAATGATACTGAGCGCTTCCTCTTCTGTGGGAATCACTGGGAGGTGGCAGCAAGATCCAGACCTTGGAGGAGTCGTTACTGGACTTGCAGATGCACCTGGATATTGGATACTTCAAACTGGAAACCTCAAGTACAAAGGGTGCGTGGCCATCCCTTGGCCAGAGGACTGAAAGCTCTGCCTCTGGAGGTGGTGAGAGGGGACAGTGTGCTGGCTTCACAAGCACCTTGGTGTCTCCACCTCAGCTGCACTGGGCCAGCTGTCCTGCCACAGGAGA
Above is a genomic segment from Harpia harpyja isolate bHarHar1 chromosome 9, bHarHar1 primary haplotype, whole genome shotgun sequence containing:
- the GINS3 gene encoding DNA replication complex GINS protein PSF3 — its product is MSEAYFPVGPGLGPEENFLSLDDILMSQEKLPGRAESSLPRLAFALGPGAGTGDSIPEGSKLEIPLWLAKGLHDSKRRIISVELPKIYKEAWRTVFSADANVVDLHKMGPYYYGFGSQLLNFDNPENPEIAQSILQTFISRFRRIMDSSQNAYNEDTSALVARLDELERALFRAGQKGLNDFQCWEKGQASQITASSLVQNYGKRKFTDMDG